A window of Primulina tabacum isolate GXHZ01 chromosome 4, ASM2559414v2, whole genome shotgun sequence contains these coding sequences:
- the LOC142542859 gene encoding SPX domain-containing membrane protein At4g22990-like isoform X1, which yields MVAFGKKLKERQIPEWQGYYINYKLMKKKVKQYANQIEAGALDRRHVLKDFSRMLDKQIETIVLFMLEQQGLLATRIAQLNEQQEAIQDEPDISKISELREAYRAVAQQLLKLLFFVEMNAIGLRKILKKFDKRFGYKFTDYYVKTRANHPYSQLQGIFKHVGFGAVVGAISRNLADLQDRQGSYLSIYDQPPLSLEDPVVDLLQSAVDRLTNSTNLLNFLGQHALIMHEDLPSPAEEHIDDQKYHFISLLLNLVNTFLYMVNTYIIVPTADDYSMSLGAAATVCGIVIGSMAVAQLFSSVYFSAWSNKSYFRPLIFSSIVLFVGNLMYALAYDLNSISMLLLGRLFCGLGSARAVNRRYISDCVPIKIRMQASAAFVSASALGMACGPALAGLLQTNFKIYGITFNQDTLPGWVMAVGWLMYLIWLWISFSEPAHETETNEDRQESSAEEHDKVEKGLAQPLLLASVENEDDDGECDMSEESSEESRQPANSLVAAYRLLTPSVKVQLLIYFMLKYAMEILLSESSVVTTYYFGWTTSTVSIFLACLGLTVLPVNIIVGSYISNMYQDRQILLASEIVVFLGILFSFQFIIPYSVPQYVCSGLVMFVSAEVLEGVNLSLLSRVMSSRLSRGTFNGGLLSTEAGTIARVIADATITLAGYLGRSKLLNVTLIPSLVICMVSIVATCFTFNSLY from the exons ATACTACATCAACTACAAATTGATGAAGAAAAAAGTGAAGCAGTATGCTAATCAGATTGAAGCTGGAGCACTGGATCGTCGTCATGTCCTCAAGGATTTCTCAAGGATGTTGGATAAACAG ATTGAAACTATCGTTCTCTTTATGTTGGAACAGCAAGGCCTCCTTGCAACCAGGATAGCCCAGCTTAATGAGCAACAAGAAGCTATTCAGGATGAGCCCGACATATCCAAAATATCTGAGTTGCGTGAAGCTTATAGGGCAGTGGCGCAACAACTTCTAAAGCTTCTATTCTTTGTCGAAATGAATGCCATTGGTCTGAGGAAGATACTCAAGAAATTTGATAAGagatttggatacaaattcactGATTATTATGTGAAAACTCGTGCTAATCACCCGTATTCCCAGCTGCAGGGAATATTCAAGCATGTG GGATTTGGAGCTGTTGTTGGAGCTATTTCTCGTAATCTTGCAGATCTCCAGGACCGCCAAGGAAGCTATTTATCAATTTACGACCAGCCTCCACTTTCTCTTGAG GATCCCGTAGTTGATTTACTGCAATCAGCtgttgacagattaaccaactCAACGAATCTCCTCAACTTTTTGGGTCAACATGCATTGATTATGCATGAAGACTTGCCCTCTCCTGCCGAAGAACATATAGATGATCAGAAATACCATTTCATTTCACTTCTTCTGAATCTGGTGAACACATTTCTTTACATGGTTAATACATATATTATTGTTCCAACAGCAGATGACTACTCTATGAGCCTTGGAGCAGCAGCAACTGTCTGCGGTATTGTGATTGGGTCAATGGCAGTTGCACAGTTATTTTCTTCCGTGTATTTCAGTGCTTGGTCTAATAAGTCGTACTTCAGACCCTTGATATTCAGCAGCATAGTCCTTTTTGTGGGAAATTTGATGTATGCATTGGCTTATGATCTCAATTCAATTTCAATGCTTTTGCTTGGTCGACTATTTTGTGG TTTAGGTTCTGCCAGGGCCGTTAATCGCCGCTACATTAGTGATTGTGTACCGATTAAAATTCGCATGCAGGCTTCAGCAGCTTTTGTTAGTGCTAGTGCTCTAGGAATGGCATGTGGCCCTGCACTCGCTGGTTTGCTCCAAACTAACTTCAAGATTTATGGAATCACATTTAATCAAGACACTTTACCTGGTTGGGTAATGGCTGTGGGTTGGTTGATGTATTTGATATGGCTGTGGATCTCATTCAGTGAACCTGCTCATGAGACTGAAACCAATGAAGACCGACAAGAATCTAGTGCTG AAGAGCATGATAAGGTTGAAAAAGGTCTTGCACAACCACTACTTTTAGCATCAGTTGAAAATGAAGATGATGACGGAGAATGTGACATGAGTGAAGAGTCTTCAGAGGAATCTCGTCAACCAGCCAATTCGCTGGTAGCTGCCTATCGGTTACTTACACCTTCTGTAAAG GTTCAGCTGTTGATCTACTTTATGCTTAAATATGCAATGGAGATTCTACTTTCAGAATCAAGTGTTGTCACAACCTACTATTTTGGCTGGACAACAAGCACAGTGTCGATTTTTCTTGCTTGCCTTGGCCTAACAGTTCTTCCAGTGAATATTATTGTTGGAAGTTACATAAGCAATATGTATCAGGACAG GCAAATATTATTGGCATCGGAAATTGTGGTCTTCCTGGGTATACTTTTCAGCTTCCAGTTTATAATCCCATACTCTGTGCCACAATATGTCTGCTCAGGCCTCGTCATGTTTGTATCTGCTGAAGTATTAGAAG GGGTAAACCTGTCACTCCTCTCAAGAGTAATGTCATCAAGGCTTTCTCGAGGAACGTTCAATGGTGGCCTATTATCAACAGAAGCTGGGACAATTGCTAGAGTGATTGCAGATGCAACAATCACCCTCGCAGGATATTTGGGGCGGAGTAAGCTCTTAAACGTCACCCTTATACCTTCGCTTGTGATTTGTATGGTGTCTATAGTAGCCACATGTTTTACCTTCAATTCTTTGTACTAA
- the LOC142542859 gene encoding SPX domain-containing membrane protein At4g22990-like isoform X2, with the protein MVAFGKKLKERQIPEWQGYYINYKLMKKKVKQYANQIEAGALDRRHVLKDFSRMLDKQIETIVLFMLEQQGLLATRIAQLNEQQEAIQDEPDISKISELREAYRAVAQQLLKLLFFVEMNAIGLRKILKKFDKRFGYKFTDYYVKTRANHPYSQLQGIFKHVGFGAVVGAISRNLADLQDRQGSYLSIYDQPPLSLEDPVVDLLQSAVDRLTNSTNLLNFLGQHALIMHEDLPSPAEEHIDDQKYHFISLLLNLVNTFLYMVNTYIIVPTADDYSMSLGAAATVCGIVIGSMAVAQLFSSVYFSAWSNKSYFRPLIFSSIVLFVGNLMYALAYDLNSISMLLLGRLFCGLGSARAVNRRYISDCVPIKIRMQASAAFVSASALGMACGPALAGLLQTNFKIYGITFNQDTLPGWVMAVGWLMYLIWLWISFSEPAHETETNEDRQESSAEHDKVEKGLAQPLLLASVENEDDDGECDMSEESSEESRQPANSLVAAYRLLTPSVKVQLLIYFMLKYAMEILLSESSVVTTYYFGWTTSTVSIFLACLGLTVLPVNIIVGSYISNMYQDRQILLASEIVVFLGILFSFQFIIPYSVPQYVCSGLVMFVSAEVLEGVNLSLLSRVMSSRLSRGTFNGGLLSTEAGTIARVIADATITLAGYLGRSKLLNVTLIPSLVICMVSIVATCFTFNSLY; encoded by the exons ATACTACATCAACTACAAATTGATGAAGAAAAAAGTGAAGCAGTATGCTAATCAGATTGAAGCTGGAGCACTGGATCGTCGTCATGTCCTCAAGGATTTCTCAAGGATGTTGGATAAACAG ATTGAAACTATCGTTCTCTTTATGTTGGAACAGCAAGGCCTCCTTGCAACCAGGATAGCCCAGCTTAATGAGCAACAAGAAGCTATTCAGGATGAGCCCGACATATCCAAAATATCTGAGTTGCGTGAAGCTTATAGGGCAGTGGCGCAACAACTTCTAAAGCTTCTATTCTTTGTCGAAATGAATGCCATTGGTCTGAGGAAGATACTCAAGAAATTTGATAAGagatttggatacaaattcactGATTATTATGTGAAAACTCGTGCTAATCACCCGTATTCCCAGCTGCAGGGAATATTCAAGCATGTG GGATTTGGAGCTGTTGTTGGAGCTATTTCTCGTAATCTTGCAGATCTCCAGGACCGCCAAGGAAGCTATTTATCAATTTACGACCAGCCTCCACTTTCTCTTGAG GATCCCGTAGTTGATTTACTGCAATCAGCtgttgacagattaaccaactCAACGAATCTCCTCAACTTTTTGGGTCAACATGCATTGATTATGCATGAAGACTTGCCCTCTCCTGCCGAAGAACATATAGATGATCAGAAATACCATTTCATTTCACTTCTTCTGAATCTGGTGAACACATTTCTTTACATGGTTAATACATATATTATTGTTCCAACAGCAGATGACTACTCTATGAGCCTTGGAGCAGCAGCAACTGTCTGCGGTATTGTGATTGGGTCAATGGCAGTTGCACAGTTATTTTCTTCCGTGTATTTCAGTGCTTGGTCTAATAAGTCGTACTTCAGACCCTTGATATTCAGCAGCATAGTCCTTTTTGTGGGAAATTTGATGTATGCATTGGCTTATGATCTCAATTCAATTTCAATGCTTTTGCTTGGTCGACTATTTTGTGG TTTAGGTTCTGCCAGGGCCGTTAATCGCCGCTACATTAGTGATTGTGTACCGATTAAAATTCGCATGCAGGCTTCAGCAGCTTTTGTTAGTGCTAGTGCTCTAGGAATGGCATGTGGCCCTGCACTCGCTGGTTTGCTCCAAACTAACTTCAAGATTTATGGAATCACATTTAATCAAGACACTTTACCTGGTTGGGTAATGGCTGTGGGTTGGTTGATGTATTTGATATGGCTGTGGATCTCATTCAGTGAACCTGCTCATGAGACTGAAACCAATGAAGACCGACAAGAATCTAGTGCTG AGCATGATAAGGTTGAAAAAGGTCTTGCACAACCACTACTTTTAGCATCAGTTGAAAATGAAGATGATGACGGAGAATGTGACATGAGTGAAGAGTCTTCAGAGGAATCTCGTCAACCAGCCAATTCGCTGGTAGCTGCCTATCGGTTACTTACACCTTCTGTAAAG GTTCAGCTGTTGATCTACTTTATGCTTAAATATGCAATGGAGATTCTACTTTCAGAATCAAGTGTTGTCACAACCTACTATTTTGGCTGGACAACAAGCACAGTGTCGATTTTTCTTGCTTGCCTTGGCCTAACAGTTCTTCCAGTGAATATTATTGTTGGAAGTTACATAAGCAATATGTATCAGGACAG GCAAATATTATTGGCATCGGAAATTGTGGTCTTCCTGGGTATACTTTTCAGCTTCCAGTTTATAATCCCATACTCTGTGCCACAATATGTCTGCTCAGGCCTCGTCATGTTTGTATCTGCTGAAGTATTAGAAG GGGTAAACCTGTCACTCCTCTCAAGAGTAATGTCATCAAGGCTTTCTCGAGGAACGTTCAATGGTGGCCTATTATCAACAGAAGCTGGGACAATTGCTAGAGTGATTGCAGATGCAACAATCACCCTCGCAGGATATTTGGGGCGGAGTAAGCTCTTAAACGTCACCCTTATACCTTCGCTTGTGATTTGTATGGTGTCTATAGTAGCCACATGTTTTACCTTCAATTCTTTGTACTAA